Within Actinomycetes bacterium, the genomic segment TGCCGGTCAACTTCGTCGTTGACCACTACACCGTGCTGTTTCGTACCGGCGAGGGGACCAAGCTGGATGTGGCCGGCCGCGGCGCGCCGGTCGCCTTCGAGGTCGACGGGGTCGATGAGGCGACCCGCACTGGCTGGAGCGTCCTGGTCCGCGGAGAGGCCACCGAGGTCACCGACCCGGCCGAGCTGGCACGCCTGCGTGAGCTGCCGCTATACCCTGGGCGCCCGGCGCCAAGGCCCGCTA encodes:
- a CDS encoding pyridoxamine 5'-phosphate oxidase family protein translates to MRDVRLQELTREACFELLAGQRLGRVVLVDDRGPIALPVNFVVDHYTVLFRTGEGTKLDVAGRGAPVAFEVDGVDEATRTGWSVLVRGEATEVTDPAELARLRELPLYPGRPAPRPATSGSSPRC